Proteins encoded by one window of Betaproteobacteria bacterium:
- a CDS encoding glycogen debranching enzyme GlgX, translating to MPHSSRSTHKPLVTEVLPGAPAPLGATWDGAGVNFALFSAHAQRVELCIFDVSGRHEVQRIEVESCTNGVWHCYLPQARPGTLYGYRVHGRYAPEQGHRFNPHKLLIDPYAKALVGEIQWS from the coding sequence GTGCCACATTCCTCCCGCTCAACACACAAACCGCTCGTCACGGAAGTACTGCCCGGTGCACCCGCTCCGCTCGGGGCGACCTGGGACGGCGCAGGGGTCAACTTCGCGCTCTTCTCGGCGCACGCGCAAAGGGTGGAACTGTGCATTTTCGATGTGAGCGGCCGTCACGAAGTGCAGCGCATCGAGGTCGAGTCCTGTACCAACGGCGTCTGGCATTGCTATTTGCCGCAGGCCCGGCCGGGGACGCTCTACGGCTACCGGGTGCACGGGCGGTATGCGCCCGAGCAGGGTCATCGCTTCAATCCGCACAAGCTGCTGATCGATCCGTACGCCAAAGCGCTCGTCGGCGAGATCCAGTGGAGCG